CGACTACGTCGTGCACCACCGCAAGGCCAACGGCAGCCTGACCGGCAAGACCTTCAAGCTGACCACCCGGACGCTGGAGCCCGGCGAGACCTGCGAAATCCGCCGGGAGCACTCGTTCAAGGTGCTGACCACCCGGCGCTACCACCCGGGGCAGCACGCCCTGGAACTGCAGATCAACGGGGTGCGCTCCGGCCGGGCCGAGTTCGTCCTGCTGGCCGCCTGATCGCCTCAGCGCCGGGCCGCGTCGATCACCGCGCGCCCGGCGCCGATCAGCGTCTCGGCGCGCGGGGCCGACGAAGAGCCGAGGTAACCGCCGACCATCGCGCCGTCGCGCAGCATGAGGAGCCGGTCGACGACCTGGGGTGAATCCACGACCCCGAGTTCGGCGATCAGGTCGGTCAGAACTCCGGCGAACCAGTCACGGTGGGCGACGATGGCGCGCCGGACGGGATGGCCGGGGTCGGCGTACTCGGCGGCGGCGTTGATGAACGGGCAGCCGCGGAACCCGGACGCGCAGCTGGTGTCCGCGACCGCCTGCGCGATGGCGACGAGTGCCGCGCAGGCGTCATCCGCGTGCGTGGACCGCAGGTGCTCGACCACACCGCGCTCGACCGCCGACCGGCCGTCGAGGTAGGCGAGCACCAGGTCGTCCTTCGTGGGGAAGTGGCGGTAGAAGGTGACTTTGCTGACCTCGGCCGCCGCGATGATCCGGTCGGCGCTGACCGCGCGGATGCCCTCCGCGTAGAAGAACTCGTCGGCCGCGGCCAGAATCCGCTCCCGCACCGGTGAGGGGCGCACTGTCGCCTCCCGTGTCGCCGCCCGCGCCATCGCACTCCCTTTCTCGCCCGTTTCCGTCCCGAGGTTAGCGCCCGCCGCCAAGGAGGAGATCGTGCTACGTTGTAGACGTACTAGTTAGTCTACCTGTTGGAGGTGACACCGGTGAAGTTCGGACATCGACTCAGGCCGGTCGCGGCCACGGTCGCGCTCGGGGCGGCCGCCGTGCTCGCGCTCGGCGTCGTTCCGTCCTCGGCGACCGAGACCACGGAGGTCCAGGGACGCGACAGCGCCAAGCCCACGGTCGTGCTGGTGCACGGCGCCTTCGCCGACGCCGCCGGCTGGGACGGGGTGATCGGCGAGTTGCAGCGTGACGGCTATCCGGTGCTCGCCGTGGCGAACCCCTTGCGTGGTCTCGCCGCCGACTCGGCTTACCTGCGCAGCGTCCTCGACACCGTGCCGGGTCCGGTGGTCCTGGTCGGCCACTCCTACGGCGGCGCGGTCATCACCAACGCCGCGACCGGCTCGGCGAACGTCACAGCGCTCGTCTACACCGCCGCGTTCGCCCCGGACGCGGGCGAAAACCTCAACCAGTTCTCCGACCCCGCGCGGTACCCGGGAAGTGAGCTCACCCCGGACGCGCTGGTCATCCGCCCGTACCCCGGCGGGATCGACGCCACCATCGATCCGGCTCGGTTCCGCGACATCTTCGCCGCCGATCTGCCGCGGCCGGAGGTCGTGAAGATGGCCGCGCGGCAGCGCCCGGTGTCCGTGGCCGCGCTCGGGGAGCCCTCCGGTGCTCCGGCCTGGAAGACCATCCCCAGCTGGTATCTGGTGTCCACACAGGACAAGGCGATCTCGCCGGTGGCGCAGCGGTTCTTCGCCCAGCGCGCCGGGGCGCACACCGTGGAGATCAGGGCCTCCCACGTCGGATACATCTCGCACCCGGACATCACGTCCCGGCTGATCGAATCCGCCGCCCGTTCCGCCCGCTGAAACCGACCGTACAAGGAGAAAACATGTCCGACACCCTCTACACCGGAATCGCGACCTCGACCGGCGACGGCAGGGCGGGAGGACGGGCCCGGACCAACGACGGGCTTCTCGACCTCTCGCTGGCGATCCCCAAGGAGATGGGCGGCCCCGGCGGCGCGACCAACCCCGAGCAGTTGTTCGCGGCAGGCTGGGCCTCGTGCTTCCACTCCGCGCTGAAGGCGGTTGCCGCGCAGCGGAAGGTGCGCGTTGCCGACTCCGCCGTGGTCGCCGAAGTCCGGGTGCATCCGACACCGCAGGGCGGCTTCAGCCTCAGTGCCGCTCTGCACGTCGAGCTGTCCGGAGTGGACCAGAGCACGGCGGACCAGCTCGTCGAAGCGGCCCACGCGGTGTGTCCCTACTCCAACGCCACTCGCGGCAACATCCCGGTCACGGTCGACGCCACCGTCGCCTAGCGATCCGGCCGGGGCGGCGAATCCGCCGCCCCGGCCACGGTGTTGCTGTCCGCCAGCGCGAGGGCACGGCGCCGGACCTCTTCCCGGACGGAGCCGGGCGCGAGCACGGTCAGCGGGGTGCCCAACCGCACCAGGTAGATTGCCAGGGACTCCGTGTCCTGGCCGCCGACCTCCACGATCGTGGAGTCCGGTCCGTCCACCCGGTGCACGCCGGCGGTGGGTGGAACCAGGCGCATCGCGTCGGCCAGGGGCAGCGGCAGGCGCACCGTGGCGTAGAGGGGGTAATCGCTGGTGAGCATCTCGGCGACGAACCGCGCCGCGTCCGGCGGATCGTCGAAGCTCACCGCGCGACCGGTCGGGCGGGCCTCGACCACCCGGTCCGCGCGGAAGGTCCGCCACGTGTCCCTGGCGACGTCGCGGGCCACCAGGTACCACCGGTTGCCGGTGAACACCAGGCGGTACGGGTCGACCTCGCGCACGCTGTCGACGCCCCGCATGTTCCGGTAGGCGAGTTCGATCCGCTCGCAGCGGCGGCAGACCCGCGCCAGCCCGGCCAGCATGCCCGGGGAGAGGGGCTGACCGCAGACCCGCGTGGTGTGCTCGAAGACGTCGTCCATGGCGCCGAGCCGGGAGGCCACGCGCGCGGGCAGCAGCTGGCGCAGTTTCAGGAATGCGGACAGTGCGGCCTGGTCGTCCCCGATCACCCCGGTCTGCGCCGCCTCGCGCAAGGCCACGCTGACCGCGAGCGACTCCTCGTCGTCGAGCACCAGCGGTACCTGCTTGCCGCCGTCGGACAGCCGGTAGCCGCCCCAGCGGCCCGGGTCGGACGTCACGTCGTACCCGAGCTCCCGCAGCCGCGCGATGTCGCGGCGAACGGTTCGCTCCGTGATGCTCATCCGCCGCGCGAGCTCGCCAGCGGTCCAGCTGGGACGCGACGACAACAGCGACAGCAGGTGCAGCAGCCGCGAGGAAGTACTGATCACACCTGGTCGAACTCAGTCCGGCGCGGCGTTGTTCCACCTGCGGAACACGTCGCCCCGGCCGTCCGGGGCGAAGGTCAGGGTCCACAGGTTGCCGAACACGCCGAACTCCGGGTAGGTGCCGAGACCGCGAACCGCCGCGGTGCCTCCGGTGATCATCAGGACGTCCCAGGCGAACGTCCAGCCGTTGCACTGCCAGTCAGCGCGGTCCTGCCGGCCTTCGATGATGTCGTCCCGGCCGATCCAGTGTGTCTCGTACGGCCATTCGTGGTACTCGGCGCCGCTGGTGAACAACGCTGCGAGGTCGTTCCGGTCGCTCGTCGTCCAGGCGTGGACGCAGCGCTCGATCCAGCTGTCGACGTCTGCGCGGCTCGGCATCACGTCGTCTCCTTTCACCCCGCGCCGGAGTGGCGCGGTTCCACGGATCGATCCTCGTGGCCGCCGTCCGCGCCGGGAAGGCACGCGCTTCCCGGGAGTGCCACACCCAGGAAGCGCGCCTCCGGCTCAGAGGTCGACGATCCTGGTGTCGGCGATGCCGGCCGCCAGGCCCGCGCCGTAGACCGAGGCCGGGCTCTGGAAGCCGACGGCGAAGTGCCCGCCGAGGACCCGCCGGGCGATCTCCACGGAACTCAACTGGGTGAACGTGTAGCCGGTCGGCGTGTCGATCAACGACCGCGCCACCTGCCCGCCGCGCCCGGTCACCTCGGCCAGCGCCAGGTAGCGGCCCCGGGCGCGTTCCTCGGCGGTGGGGCCCGCGACGGAGTCGTCCACGTCCGGGAAGCCTCCATCCGTGCCGAGGAAGACCTCGATGTTCCCGATGCCCGTCGACCTGGCGCCGGTGATCAGGTCCCCCATCGGGGCGGGCACGCAGTTCTCCGGGCCGTTGCCGAAGTCGAACGCCCTGGTTTCGGCCGCATCGAGCTGCGTGAGTTCGCCGTTCCGGCGCACCAGGGCACCCAGTTCTTCGATTCCGGCCGAGCTCGCGAGTGAGCCACGGGAGAACCCGCCGGTCACGCGCAGCGCGACGGTGAGCTTCTCGGCACCGGGAACCCGGCGGGCGGTGTGCAGGGCGAGGCAGTCGCTGGGAACCACGTCCCAGCCGACACCCGACATCACCATGACGCTCGCGCGTGCCGCTGCGTCCCCTTTGGACTCGGCCAGGGCGAAGGTGGTGAACTCGGCGGTCGTGTCGAGGTAGTGCACGCCGGATTCGATGGACGCGTCCATCAGATGACGAGCGGTGTGCCGGAACGGACCGGCGACGTTGAGCAGGCAGTCGGCGTCCGTCAACGCATCGCGCGCGGCGGGAGCGTCGTCGACTTCGAACGCCCGGCCGTCGACGCCCAGGGCGCCCGCCAGCGCGCCCACCCGCCCTGGATCGCGGCCGCCCACGACGACATCGAGGCCGATTTCCACGGCTCGCGCCACGACGAGCCGGCCGGTGTACCCGGTCGCGCCGTAGATGAGGAGTCGTCCGCTCATGGTGGGTTTCCCTTCTTCCCGGATGTCGCCGCCACCGTAGGAGGGGACCAGGTCAGGTCCGGTCCGGGAACGGGCGCCTGCGTTGTGATCCGGCGGACATCCGATCGTGGGTTACCAGGACCGGAACCGACCGGGTTCGCGGCTAGCGTCGCGGGCGAACCCGAGAGGAGCTTCACCATGGCTGATCACGAAGTCCGCGACGACGCCGGGCTCGGCGAGGCGAACACCCGCGCGCTGCAGGTGCGCGGTCTGTACGAGCAGATCGAACAGCGTCTGCTGGGCAGGACGTGGACCCTGCCCGAGCTCGCCGTGGGGTTCACCAACGACGCCGCCTACGTCGGCCGCCTGGTGCTCGCGGCCGAGCGCACGTGGGACATCGACGGCGACGTGGACGCCGAGCTGCGGCACAAGCTGGCCGAGTGCCTGTGGTGGGTGTTCGTGCTCGCCGACCGCCTCGGCGTGGACATGCCGGAGGCCTACGAGGCCACCATGGAACGCATTCGGGGTGGCCTGGAACGAAGCATCCGCAACGCCTGATCTGAGAACCCGCTGGGCGGCACCACCGGACCGGGCGGACCTGTGAGCTGCTGGAGTGGATGGTCTCCGGTCGCCTGGGCGACCCGGTTGATCGTGGCGCCGGGTCCGGGCAGTTCGAGCCCGTGCCACCGGGCTCGCCGCACGAGGTGTGGATGCGCCCGGCACGGGCGGAAGACGGCGGGCGCGTACTTTTCCTGGTTGAGCCGGATGGCGTCGTTTCTGATCACGAGACCGAGGCTGCCCGCGAGCTCATCTGCCGTAGCGGGGGCGCCGTAGGTCAGCACCTCGGCCTTGGCGCATTGCCGTCCCCGTCCGGCCCGGTCACACGCGCGAGATGAGTCGTCAGTGCCGCGAAACTCGAGCAGGGCCGGATCGGGCCGGTTCCCGAGGAGTTGCTCAGCGCCGTCGCGAAATGCGTCGCGGTTCGACGATCTGGAACGGTGGCCCGGAGACCGGTGCACGGAGCACCAGGAAGTCCTCGGGGAGTACGACGGACAACTCCAGAGCAGCAAGGAAAACAGCCGGCGATCCGGCGCGCGCCGCGGACGTGATCACGCGGCACGGATGTCGCAGCCGCCGGAGCGCCTCAGCACTGCGACCGATGTTCCGCCCTGCCCCGGACCCTCAGCCGGCGGGTGCGACTGCCACCCAGTCACGCAGGATGGTGCGGAGTCCTTCCTGCGGGCTGCCCTCCGAGAACGGGTCGAGGTGGATCTCGTGGTGCGGTCCGCTGCGCTTGAGACCGTTGCGGTCCGCGAACTCACCCAGCCGGCGGAGCGTGTCGTACTCCTCGGCGAACGGTCCGTGGTGCGTGACCTGGACCACGGTGCCCCCTGCCGTGCTCCACAGTTCCGGTTCGGTTCCGGCGGTCCGCGCCGGCACATCCAGGTTCCGGCGCGCGGTGGCGAGGTCGTCGCTGGTTACGTCGTCGGGCACCTGGACCAGCACGCGGAAGTGCAGGTGTTCGAGGGGGGCGGCGGAGTAGAAGTCGGCGATGCCGACGTGCCCGTGGATCTCCTCGTCGTACCAGTACGCGATCTCCGTGCTGTCCTCGGGCATCCACGCGGCGTCCGGCCGGACCCGGCGGAGCTCCCGGGCCGCGCCTTCGGCGAGGGATTTGCGGGCGTAGAAAGCGCCGGTGCCGGGACGACCGTCGCCGCGCACGGAGAGGTACCGCGACGCCTCGATCCGTGCGATCTCCGGTTCGTCGGAGGCTGTGAAGTGATCGGTGGGCTGGTTCATGTCGTGCTTCCCTTCGTCATCGGTTGACGACATCGACGTTAGGCTGGGTTCAGGACAGATCCCGCCCGGAATCGTCGTGGAGCGTGAGCACGGTGCGCGCGTGCTCGACGACCGCGTGCCGGACTTCCTGCGGGCCGATGACCCGGAGTGGGACGCCGAGCCGGATGAGGTAGGCGGACAGCCAGGGCGCGCTGGGGCCGCCGATCCGGGAGATCGTCAGCCGCTCGCCCGCGGCGTGGTGCTCGGCGACGGTGGCCGGCACGATCGCTTGCACCTCCTCCAGCGGGAGCGGGAACTCGACTTCGGCGTGGACCTCGTAGGGCGTACTCGTGATGGCGGCGTCGACGAGCGCGGCCGCGTCGGCGACCCGCCGGTCCGGCGCGGCGCGGCCGGTGACGGCGATGTCGCGGGCACGATCCACGCGGAAGGTGCGCCAGTCGTTCCGGTCGCGGTCCCAGGCGACGAGGTACCAGCGGTGCGCGCTGCGAACCAGCCGCTGAGGCTCCACGTCGCGCAGGGTTTCGACATCGCGGCGGTCCAGGTAGGACAGCCGTACCCGGGCACCTTCGCGGCAGGCGTTGGCCAGGCCCAGCAGTACCTGCGGATCAGCGTGCCCCCAGCGCGCCGGCCCGCGCTGCCCGGCGTGCTCGACCGTAGCGTCCAATGCGCGCAGCCGGTCGCCGACCCGGCGGGGCAATGATTGCTGAAGCTTGATCAGCGCCGTCAGCGCCGGTTCTCCCGCACTGGCGGGACCCTCCCACGCCGCTTGCCGCAGCGCGATGGCGACCGCCAGCGCCTCCTCGTCATCGAGGCTCAGCGGTGGCATCCGCGAACCTGCGCCCAGCCGGTACCCGCCGAAGGGCCCCGGAGCGGATTCGATGCCGTAGCCGAGTTCGCGCAGTTTGGCGATGTCGCGGCGCACCGTGCGTTCGTGCACGTCCAGACGGTGGGCGAGCTCGTCGCTCGTCCACTCCGGACGGGTCGACAACACCGACAGCAGGCGCAGCAGTCGGGCGGAGGCGCTGATCACAGGAACCAGCCTACGGCCGATTCCGGGCCGGGCCTGTCCGGAACCGGCCCTAACGTCGTCCCCAGGATCACGGACACGGCGCCGCCGGTGCCGTAAGACGGGGAGGAACGATCATGGGACAACTGGACGGCAGGACGGCCGTGGTCACGGGCGGCAGCGCCGGAATCGGACTGGCAGCGGCCAAACGGTTCGCCGCCGAAGGCGCGCACGTGTACGTGACCGGGCGGCGCGCGCCGGCGCTGGCGTCCGCCGTCGGGGAGATCGGGCCGCGCGCCACCGCGTTCCAAGGTGACGTGTCGGAGATCGCCGACCTCGACCGGCTGGCCGCGACGATCTCGGCGACGGGGGAGCGGATCGACGTGTTGCTGGCCAACGCGGGCGGTGGCTCCTTCCGCACGCTGGAGAACGTCACCGAGGAGCACTTCGACGAGATCTTCCGGACGAACGTGCGCGGTCTGGTGTTCACCGTGCAGAAACTGCTGCCCCTGCTGGTGGACGGCGCTTCGGTGATCCTCACCGGTTCCACGGCGGCGTTCACCGGAACCCCTTCCTTCGGTGTGTACGGGGCGTCCAAGGGCGCGGTGCACGCCATCGCCCGCGTGTGGGCGAACGAACTCAGCGACCGCCGCATCCGGGTCAACACCCTGGTGCCCGGATACATCGAGACCCCGGGGATCCTCGCCGGCGCGGGTGAGGACCAAGCCGCGAAGGACGAGGCGCGCCGCCAGTTGAGCGCGGGTGTGCCGCTCGGGAGACTCGGCAGTGCCGATGAGGCCGCCGACGCAGCGCTGTTCCTGGCCGGCGACCAGAGCACCTTCATGACGGGTGCGGAACTCGTCGTGGACGGAGGGGAAAGCCGGCGCCGCTGACGAACCGCGATCACCGGCGCTCGGCTGGTGGACGTGATGGTGGTGGCCGGTACCAGCCCGCGGACTGGACATCGCAGGGCTGGGATCCGGGAGCCCCCGCGCGGGCGGTCCTGGTCAAGGCCCGGGCCGAAGGGCAGGCCACCGGCCGCCGCTACCCCGGCGACGCGACGATGGCCTGTCCGGCACCCATCCACCGAGGGCGGGTAGCCGCACGCGGCCCACCACGGCACGCTCCACACCGTGGAGCTTCTCGTGGGATCCACACACAGCGCAAGGTGGCTGACGGCTTCCGTGCCGGGTCAGCTCATGCACGCGGGAAAGTAACCCCGGTGGTCGCGTAACAAATGGCGTCTTGTGGGAGTAATGCGGTGGCTCCGGTTCGTCAGCTGTCGCCGTCTGGCAAACCGCCATTGCGTTGTGGTGATGACTGCCGGTGTCGCGCATCGGCCGCGTTGATGGTCACCGGCCCCTGGGGTTAGGGTGGCGCGACCGCAGGAGCTGGCCGGGACGGTGACATCGTGGATCGTGAGCAGCTGTATCGGCTCGACCTCAACCTGCTGCTGGCGTTCGACGCGTTGATGGCCGAGTGCAGTGTCACGAGGGCGGCCGAGCGGATGTCGGTCGGGCAGCCGGCGATGAGCGCGTCGTTGTCCCGGCTGCGGCGGTTCTTCGACGACCCGCTCCTGGTCCGGGAGGACAGGTCGCTCGTGCCGACCACCCGGGCGCTGCAGCTGATCGAGCCTCTCCGTGACGCGCTGGACTTGGTCGAGTCGACGATCCGGTCCGGTCGGCGGTTCGATCCTGGGGCCGATCACCGCCAGTTCACGCTGATGGCCAGCGACTACGTCTTGTTGATCCTGCTCGGACCGCTGCTGGCCGAGCTCGAGGTCGAGGCGCCGAACCTGCGCTTCACCGTCCGCCCGATCGCGGCGGATTTCGGCGAGCAGGTCAGCCGCTCGCAGCTGGATCTGCTGATCTTTCCCGACGAACTGGTGCCTGAGGACCTTCAGGCGAGCTCGGAGAAGCTGTTCACCGATCGGCTGGTGTGCGCTGTCGACCGCGACCATCCGGAGATCGGGGAACGGATCACCGAGGAGCAGTTCCGGACATTGCCCTACGTGTCCTTCGCCGGGACCTCGTTGCGCACGATCAGCGAACTGCGGTTCCGCGAGCTGGGCATCGATCGTCCGATCGAGATCGGCACGCAGAGTTTCGTGATCCAGCCGTTCATGCTCCGCGGCACCCGGCTCATGGCGCTGCTGCACGAGCGGCTCGGCCGGTACTTTGCCGAGCGGGCCGGGATCCGGTTGCTCGATCCGCCGTTCACGATCGGCACGATGACCGAGTCGATGTTCTGGTCGCCGCGCGCCGAGACGGACCCTGCCCACCGGTGGCTGCGCAACCGAGTCGCACGGGCGGCCGCCGCGTTGCAGCCCTGAGCCATCCATCGATGTCAATGATGATTCACATCGATATCCATCGCTATCAGTGCGGCGGTTGGCGCGGTTAGCGTGTGCGGAGGCTGACCGCACAACGAAGTGAGAACATCAATGGCTCAGGCAGCGAAGTCACCGCTGACCCACGTTCGCCACGTGGGTCTCGGTGTCCCGGATTTCCGGGAAGCAGTCGAATTCTACCGTTCCGCATGGGGCCTGCAGGTCGTCGACGAGGACTCCGATGTGGTGTTCTTCGGTACCCCTGCCAATCCCGAGGCCTACATCGTGCGCGTCCGCAAGGACCCCGCGAAGCGTGTGGACCTGATCGCGTTCGCCGCGGAGAGCGCGTCGGCGGTGGACGAGCTGGCGCAGCGGCTGGGGTCGGCCGGCATCACCCTGGTGCGGGAGCCCGACAAGCTCGGCACGCCCGGTGGCGGTTACGGGTTCCGGTTCTTCGACCCGGACGGCCGTCTCATCGAGGTCTCCAGTGACGTCGCACCACGTCCGTGGCGGGCGCTGGAGCCGCGGGAATCGGTTCCGCAGAAGCTCAGTCACGTGGTCGTCAACTCGCCCGATGTCGTGGCGACCAAGCGGTTCTACGAGACGCATCTGGGTTTCCGCTTGTCGGACTGGCTGGAAGACAAGATGTGTTTCATGCGCGTCCGGTCCGATCACCACATTCTCGCGATCGCTCAGGGCCCGCACACCTCGTTGAACCATGTGTCCTTCGAGATGCGCGGTCTCGACGAGTTCATGCGCGGGACAGGGCGGCTCATCCGGCAGGGCCGCGATCCCGTGTGGGGGCCGGGCCGGCACAGTGCGGGAGACAACACCTTCTCCTATTTCACCGACCCCGTCGGCAATGTCGTGGAATACACCACCGAGCTCGAACGAATCGACGACGACGAGGCCTGGGAACCACGCACGTTCTCCGCGGCCCCGGAAGTCGCCGACCAGTGGGGCACCGGCGGCCCCTTCGAACCGATGATCCCGGCCATGCACAACTCCCCTGACCAGGGGCTGTGGACCCCTGCACCGCTGTGAACAGGAACGGATGACTGTCATGACGAAAGCTCTCATCGTCGGCGGTGGAATCAGCGGGCTGGCTACGGCAATGGTGTTGTCGCGCCAGGGCATCGAGGTCGATCTGGTCGAACGGCAGCCCCAGGTCGAAGCGCTCGGCAGCGGTATCACGTTGATCGCACCCGCGCTGCGCGCACTCGACCGGCTCGGTGTGTACGCGGACTGCGTCGGCCAGGGGTACGGCGTCACCGACTTCGAGATCTACGAGGTCGACGGCACCTTGGCCGAACGGTTCCCGCTGCCGTCGCCGGTCGGCACCGACCAGCCGGGGTTGCTGGGCATGATGCGCCCGACCCTGCACACGATCCTGCTCGACCACGCGACGAACGAAGGCACAGTCGTGCGCACCGGCGTCGCGCCGGTCCACATCGAACAGCGCCCGAGCGCGGCCGACGTCACCTTCAACAACGGAGAGCACGGCCACTACGATCTGGTCATCGGCGCCGACGGCATCAGGTCCACCGTCCGCGAGCTGCTCTTCGAGCCGCTGACCCCGCGACCCCTGGGGCAAGGCATCTTCCGGGTGGTGCTGCCCCGGCCGGCCGAGGTGACCGCGGAAGTGCAGTTCCACCCAGCCGGCGATGTCACGGTGGGATTCACGCCCACCGCGCCGGACCGGATGTACATGTACTGCCTGTTCCCGATCGACGACGGCTACCGGCCGGAGAAGGAGGAGCTGGTCGATCTCGTCCGGGCACGGATCGCACCGTTCGGCGGCGTGGTGGCGGAAATCCGGGACGCCGTCAAGGACGTGGACCAGATCCACTACACCAGGTTCGAGACCGTCCTCGCGCCGGACCCGTGGTTCCGGGGCCGGACGGTCCTCCTCGGCGATGCGGCGCACTGCACCACACCGCACCTGGCCGCGGGAGCGGCGATGTGCCTGGAGGACGCGGTCGTGCTCGGTGAGGAACTGGCCGCCGCGGCGACGGTCGACGACGCTTTGCGCGCCTACTGCACGCGCCGCTTCGACCGCTGCAAGTACGTGGTCGAGACCGCGTCCCTGCTGAGCCACTGGCAGACCCACCCCGACACGCCAGGGGCCGACCACTCGCGCGTCATGGGCGAGGCGTTCGAGCGACTGGCCGGCCCGTTCTGATCGAAGGAATTCCGATGGGTACCGAATATGTCGACGATGACACACGCCTGTTGCACCAGTACATCGACAAGTGCTCGAACTGGGGTCGCTGGGGACCCGATGATCAGCTCGGTGCGCTCAACCTGGTCGGCCCGGAGGAGGTCCGCCGCGCCGCCGCGCTGGTGCGCAAAGGGATTCCGATCTCGCTGACCCTGCCCTACGACCAGGCCGGGCCACAACCCGGCGGTTTCCGCGACAACCCACAGCTGCTGGTCACCGCTTCCGGTACCGATCATGTGTCCGGGGCGCAGGATCAGCTGCCGGGCGGGTTCGGCCCGGCGAGGGGCTTCGGGTTCTCCGACGACGTGCTCGTCATGCCGACGCAGTGCGGCACGCAATGGGACTCGCTGTCGCACATCTTCTGGGAAGGCAAGATGTGGAACGGGCGCTCGGCCGGACAGGTCACCAGCGGCGGCGCCGCGGCCAACGGCATCGAGAACTACACCGGCCGCGTCGTGATGCGCGGGGTGCTGGTGGATCTGCCGGCCCACCGGGGAGTCGAATCGCTGGAGCCGGGCGAGCCGATCACACCCGATGCGATCGAGGAGGTGCTCGCGGCGCACGACGTCACCGTGCGCCCGGGAGACGCCCTCCTCGTGCGTACCGGGTTCATGGCCGCGCGCCGGGGTCACTGGGGTGACTACGCCGGTGGCCCGGCGCCAGGGCTGTCACTGCACACGGCGCCATGGCTGCGTGAGCACGACATCGCGGCCGTCGCCACCGACACCTGGGGCGTGGAGGTACGGCCCAACGAGATCGGATACTTCCAACCCCTGCACATCGTCTCGCTCGTGCACGGCGGCATCGCTTTCGGGGAGATGTTCGACCTCGACGCGCTCGCCGCGGACTGCGCCGCGGACGGCGTGCACGAGTTCATGTTCGTGGCCTCGCCCTTGCCGATCACCGGTGGCTCCGGTGCCCCGGTGAGCGCGGTGGCGATCAAGTAACAGACGAAAGGCACGCAGTGTACGAACCGTTCCCGGACAAGTACGTGTGGAACCTCTCCGTCGGGATCGCTCTGGCCGTCGGCGGTCTGATCGGTGAGGTGGACCGCGCCTGCCGCCCGCTGCACGACCTGGCCACTGACGACGACGACGAGGCGACACAGGCGTTCTTCCGTTCCTGGTCCGCTGTGGCCGAC
This is a stretch of genomic DNA from Amycolatopsis endophytica. It encodes these proteins:
- a CDS encoding LysR family transcriptional regulator codes for the protein MDREQLYRLDLNLLLAFDALMAECSVTRAAERMSVGQPAMSASLSRLRRFFDDPLLVREDRSLVPTTRALQLIEPLRDALDLVESTIRSGRRFDPGADHRQFTLMASDYVLLILLGPLLAELEVEAPNLRFTVRPIAADFGEQVSRSQLDLLIFPDELVPEDLQASSEKLFTDRLVCAVDRDHPEIGERITEEQFRTLPYVSFAGTSLRTISELRFRELGIDRPIEIGTQSFVIQPFMLRGTRLMALLHERLGRYFAERAGIRLLDPPFTIGTMTESMFWSPRAETDPAHRWLRNRVARAAAALQP
- a CDS encoding VOC family protein gives rise to the protein MGLGVPDFREAVEFYRSAWGLQVVDEDSDVVFFGTPANPEAYIVRVRKDPAKRVDLIAFAAESASAVDELAQRLGSAGITLVREPDKLGTPGGGYGFRFFDPDGRLIEVSSDVAPRPWRALEPRESVPQKLSHVVVNSPDVVATKRFYETHLGFRLSDWLEDKMCFMRVRSDHHILAIAQGPHTSLNHVSFEMRGLDEFMRGTGRLIRQGRDPVWGPGRHSAGDNTFSYFTDPVGNVVEYTTELERIDDDEAWEPRTFSAAPEVADQWGTGGPFEPMIPAMHNSPDQGLWTPAPL
- a CDS encoding cyclase family protein; the encoded protein is MGTEYVDDDTRLLHQYIDKCSNWGRWGPDDQLGALNLVGPEEVRRAAALVRKGIPISLTLPYDQAGPQPGGFRDNPQLLVTASGTDHVSGAQDQLPGGFGPARGFGFSDDVLVMPTQCGTQWDSLSHIFWEGKMWNGRSAGQVTSGGAAANGIENYTGRVVMRGVLVDLPAHRGVESLEPGEPITPDAIEEVLAAHDVTVRPGDALLVRTGFMAARRGHWGDYAGGPAPGLSLHTAPWLREHDIAAVATDTWGVEVRPNEIGYFQPLHIVSLVHGGIAFGEMFDLDALAADCAADGVHEFMFVASPLPITGGSGAPVSAVAIK
- a CDS encoding FAD-dependent oxidoreductase, with amino-acid sequence MTKALIVGGGISGLATAMVLSRQGIEVDLVERQPQVEALGSGITLIAPALRALDRLGVYADCVGQGYGVTDFEIYEVDGTLAERFPLPSPVGTDQPGLLGMMRPTLHTILLDHATNEGTVVRTGVAPVHIEQRPSAADVTFNNGEHGHYDLVIGADGIRSTVRELLFEPLTPRPLGQGIFRVVLPRPAEVTAEVQFHPAGDVTVGFTPTAPDRMYMYCLFPIDDGYRPEKEELVDLVRARIAPFGGVVAEIRDAVKDVDQIHYTRFETVLAPDPWFRGRTVLLGDAAHCTTPHLAAGAAMCLEDAVVLGEELAAAATVDDALRAYCTRRFDRCKYVVETASLLSHWQTHPDTPGADHSRVMGEAFERLAGPF